From Streptomyces sp. NBC_00683, one genomic window encodes:
- a CDS encoding class E sortase: MHSLRRVPRALAGAILVALAAGCSAATAGQATAPAPVLAAAPAAPAPTTAPAQPPADRTDPRTETATLSIPSIGLTDLRVVPYKGTTDDWPGTRIQNRGVAASPYGKDGGVGPGEVGNYLVTAHRLSAGGPLRELPSVEKGDSVFVTEGGTVYEYRITESRTTSFRSERSLAEQRAEVPGSPGENPTKAMITLSTCATPEDNAAGNFWRDDRDNPEHRIDRIGVLVASRPS, encoded by the coding sequence ATGCACAGTCTCCGAAGAGTTCCCCGGGCGCTCGCGGGCGCGATACTCGTGGCGCTGGCGGCCGGCTGCTCGGCAGCGACGGCCGGGCAGGCCACGGCGCCGGCCCCCGTACTGGCCGCAGCACCGGCCGCACCGGCACCGACCACGGCCCCGGCACAGCCACCGGCCGACCGGACCGATCCGCGGACCGAGACCGCGACGCTCTCGATCCCGTCGATCGGCCTCACCGATCTGCGCGTGGTTCCGTACAAGGGGACGACGGACGACTGGCCGGGAACCCGCATCCAGAACCGCGGCGTCGCTGCCAGCCCGTACGGCAAGGACGGCGGCGTGGGACCGGGCGAGGTCGGCAACTATCTCGTGACGGCCCACCGGCTCTCCGCGGGCGGACCGCTGCGCGAGCTCCCGTCCGTCGAGAAGGGCGACTCCGTCTTCGTCACGGAGGGCGGCACGGTGTACGAGTACCGGATCACCGAGTCCAGGACGACCTCCTTCCGTTCCGAGCGCTCCCTCGCCGAGCAGCGCGCCGAGGTCCCCGGCTCTCCGGGGGAGAACCCGACGAAGGCGATGATCACGCTCTCCACCTGCGCCACGCCCGAGGACAACGCGGCGGGCAACTTCTGGCGGGACGACAGGGACAATCCGGAACACCGCATCGACAGGATCGGCGTACTGGTGGCCTCGCGGCCGTCATGA